The proteins below are encoded in one region of Hordeum vulgare subsp. vulgare chromosome 3H, MorexV3_pseudomolecules_assembly, whole genome shotgun sequence:
- the LOC123440060 gene encoding Werner Syndrome-like exonuclease, with amino-acid sequence MATDTFVTDVAFGADVIVTTVTNSGAAVEVWLQEIRSVLGDLVVGIDVEWRPSYGPSQNPVALLQLCVGRRCLIFQLLHADFVPQALSGFLADPNLRFVGVGVQEDVERLSDDHALEVANAVDLRGLAAEGMQMPELRQAGLQAVARNVMGANLQKPQRVRMGPWDAYCLSYDQIKYACIDAFVSFEVGRKLLTGDL; translated from the coding sequence ATGGCCACCGACACGTTCGTCACCGACGTGGCCTTCGGGGCGGACGTGATCGTCACCACCGTGACCAACTCCGGCGCGGCCGTGGAGGTCTGGCTCCAGGAGATCCGGTCCGTCCTCGGCGACCTTGTCGTCGGGATCGACGTCGAGTGGCGCCCCAGCTACGGCCCCTCCCAGAACCCCGTCGCGCTCCTGCAGCTCTGCGTCGGCCGCCGCTGCCTCATCTTCCAGCTCCTCCACGCCGACTTCGTCCCCCAGGCTCTGTCGGGCTTCCTCGCCGACCCCAACCTCCGGTTTGTTGGCGTCGGCGTGCAGGAGGACGTCGAGCGCCTCAGCGACGACCACGCCCTCGAGGTCGCCAACGCGGTCGACCTGCGTGGCCTCGCGGCGGAGGGGATGCAAATGCCGGAGCTCCGCCAGGCCGGACTGCAGGCCGTGGCGCGCAACGTCATGGGCGCCAACCTTCAGAAGCCGCAGAGGGTGAGGATGGGCCCATGGGACGCCTACTGCCTCTCCTACGATCAGATCAAGTACGCCTGCATCGACGCTTTCGTCTCCTTCGAGGTTGGCCGGAAGCTGCTCACAGGCGACCTCTGA